A stretch of Cupriavidus necator DNA encodes these proteins:
- the ubiG gene encoding bifunctional 2-polyprenyl-6-hydroxyphenol methylase/3-demethylubiquinol 3-O-methyltransferase UbiG: MTLQSQTLSAAGAANQDLPRGNADPKEIDKFSELAHRWWDPESEFKPLHELNPLRLRWIDGIAGLAGKRVVDVGCGGGILSESMARLGATVRGIDLSTKALKVADLHSLETGVAVTYEEIAAEALAAREPASVDVVTCMEMLEHVPDPASIVQACATLVKPGGYVFFSTINRNLKAYLLAIVGAEYVLNMLPRGTHDYDKFITPSELARFARQARLDLVEMRGMTYNPLSQVYALGSDTDVNYMMAFRRVAA, translated from the coding sequence GAAGGAAATCGACAAGTTCAGCGAACTGGCCCACCGCTGGTGGGACCCGGAAAGCGAGTTCAAGCCGCTGCATGAGCTGAACCCGCTGCGCCTGCGCTGGATCGACGGCATCGCCGGTCTGGCCGGCAAGCGCGTGGTCGACGTGGGTTGCGGCGGCGGCATCCTGTCCGAAAGCATGGCACGCCTGGGCGCCACGGTGCGCGGTATCGATCTCTCGACCAAGGCACTGAAGGTAGCGGACCTGCACAGCCTGGAGACCGGGGTTGCCGTGACCTACGAAGAGATCGCCGCAGAAGCGCTGGCCGCACGTGAACCGGCCAGCGTCGATGTGGTGACCTGCATGGAGATGCTGGAGCACGTGCCGGATCCGGCGTCGATCGTGCAAGCCTGTGCCACGCTGGTCAAGCCCGGCGGCTATGTGTTCTTCTCGACCATCAACCGCAACCTGAAGGCCTACCTGCTGGCCATCGTCGGCGCGGAGTATGTGCTCAACATGCTGCCGCGCGGCACGCACGACTACGACAAGTTCATCACGCCGTCCGAGCTCGCGCGCTTTGCCCGCCAGGCCAGGCTGGACCTGGTGGAAATGCGCGGCATGACCTACAACCCGCTGTCGCAGGTGTATGCGCTGGGCAGCGACACCGATGTGAACTACATGATGGCGTTCCGCCGGGTGGCAGCATGA
- the gph gene encoding phosphoglycolate phosphatase (PGP is an essential enzyme in the glycolate salvage pathway in higher organisms (photorespiration in plants). Phosphoglycolate results from the oxidase activity of RubisCO in the Calvin cycle when concentrations of carbon dioxide are low relative to oxygen. This enzyme is a member of the Haloacid Dehalogenase (HAD) superfamily of aspartate-nucleophile hydrolase enzymes (PF00702).): MSAGIAGVFFDLDGTLADTAPDLAAAANRLVVERGQAPVAYEKLRPVASHGARGLLGAAFGLRPEDAEFPALRDVFLDYYEADIAVHTRLFDGMPQVLAALEAAGIPWGIVTNKIARFTVPLVAAIGLAPRASAVVSGDTTPHAKPHPAPLLHAAASAGVDPRQCVYVGDDLRDIQAGKAAGMITVTAAYGYCGDAEPPETWGADHLIRHPAELIPLLLPAVVA; the protein is encoded by the coding sequence ATGAGCGCCGGCATCGCAGGGGTCTTCTTCGACCTCGACGGCACGCTGGCAGATACCGCGCCGGACCTGGCGGCGGCGGCCAACCGGCTGGTCGTCGAGCGCGGCCAGGCGCCGGTGGCCTATGAAAAACTGCGTCCCGTCGCCTCGCACGGCGCGCGTGGACTGCTGGGTGCAGCCTTCGGCCTGCGTCCGGAGGATGCAGAGTTCCCGGCGCTGCGCGATGTCTTCCTGGACTACTACGAGGCCGACATCGCGGTGCACACGCGCCTGTTCGACGGCATGCCGCAAGTGCTGGCCGCGCTCGAGGCAGCGGGCATCCCGTGGGGCATCGTCACCAACAAGATCGCCCGCTTCACCGTGCCGTTGGTCGCCGCGATCGGCCTGGCCCCGCGCGCCAGCGCGGTCGTCAGCGGCGACACCACGCCCCACGCCAAGCCGCACCCCGCCCCGCTGCTGCATGCCGCGGCAAGCGCCGGCGTCGACCCGCGCCAGTGCGTCTATGTGGGCGATGACCTGCGCGACATCCAGGCCGGCAAGGCCGCCGGCATGATCACCGTCACAGCCGCCTATGGCTATTGCGGCGACGCCGAGCCGCCCGAGACCTGGGGCGCCGACCACCTGATTCGCCACCCGGCCGAGCTGATCCCGCTGCTGTTGCCCGCCGTGGTCGCCTGA
- a CDS encoding gamma-glutamyltransferase family protein has translation MEFLGEVDPCGTGTSRRAFLAGSAALAGSTILPAVGQELAQEPAQSGRAGLAHSSAGMVTSPHGLASQAGLEVLKAGGNAIEAAIAIGAVLSVTYPHFTGLGGDAFLVVSDRGGNVRTFSGIGQAASETSGYAGTIPLRGPAAALTAAATVAIWDRAFAFSRDQWGGTQSWSALLARATEYAANGFPVTPSQCFWQEFRSADLSGWDGFGQVFMPDGRMPRPGQMFRQPELARTLDRVATQGGREFYEGDLAGRLAAGLAKAGSPLREQDLARCQAREEVPLRVAYRDGELLGLRPPTQGVTTLEIMGILDRFDLSGIQEGSADYYHLLVEAVKLAFLDRNRYVADPDFVDVPLERLLSRSNLDAHARRIRMDRAMAWPHVFKPGDTVYIGAADREGRCVSMLQTVYFDWGSGLVVGDTGVLWHNRGASFSLDPASPNVLRGGKRPFHTLNPGIYLKQGRPHLLYGTQGADGQPQTLAAVLTRMIDYGMDPLTALRRPRFLLGKTFSDSRDSLKLEQDAGLPVFNELAARGHQLSPIPAQSQLAGHPGAIRIDTGGQLSGAHDPRSDGRALGV, from the coding sequence ATGGAATTTCTGGGTGAAGTGGATCCTTGCGGCACCGGCACGTCGCGCCGGGCATTCCTGGCCGGCTCGGCCGCGCTGGCGGGCAGCACCATATTGCCTGCCGTCGGCCAGGAACTGGCGCAGGAGCCGGCGCAATCCGGGCGCGCAGGGCTGGCGCATTCGTCCGCGGGCATGGTCACCAGCCCGCATGGACTGGCCAGCCAGGCGGGGCTGGAGGTATTGAAGGCCGGGGGCAACGCCATCGAGGCGGCGATTGCCATCGGCGCGGTGCTGAGCGTGACATACCCGCACTTTACCGGCCTGGGGGGCGACGCCTTCCTGGTGGTCAGCGACCGCGGCGGCAATGTGCGCACGTTCTCCGGCATCGGCCAGGCGGCGTCCGAGACCTCGGGCTATGCCGGCACGATTCCGCTGCGGGGCCCGGCAGCGGCACTCACTGCCGCCGCCACCGTTGCGATCTGGGACCGCGCCTTTGCCTTCAGCCGGGACCAGTGGGGCGGCACGCAGTCGTGGTCGGCGCTGCTGGCGCGGGCCACCGAGTACGCCGCCAACGGATTCCCGGTCACGCCGTCACAGTGCTTCTGGCAGGAGTTCCGCTCGGCGGACCTGTCAGGCTGGGATGGCTTCGGACAGGTCTTCATGCCAGACGGGCGCATGCCCAGGCCCGGCCAAATGTTCCGCCAGCCTGAGCTGGCCCGCACCCTGGACCGGGTGGCGACACAGGGCGGGCGCGAATTCTACGAGGGCGACCTCGCCGGTCGCCTTGCCGCCGGGCTGGCCAAGGCCGGCTCGCCGTTGCGCGAACAGGACCTGGCGCGCTGCCAGGCGCGCGAAGAAGTGCCGCTGCGCGTGGCCTACCGCGACGGCGAACTGCTCGGCCTGCGTCCGCCCACGCAAGGCGTGACCACGCTGGAGATCATGGGCATCCTCGACCGGTTCGATCTGTCCGGTATCCAGGAAGGCAGCGCAGACTATTACCACCTGCTGGTCGAGGCCGTGAAGCTGGCGTTCCTGGACCGCAACCGCTACGTCGCCGATCCCGATTTTGTCGACGTGCCGCTGGAGCGGCTGTTGTCCAGGTCCAATCTCGACGCCCACGCGCGCCGCATCCGCATGGACCGCGCCATGGCGTGGCCGCATGTGTTCAAGCCCGGCGACACCGTCTACATCGGCGCCGCCGACCGCGAGGGCCGCTGCGTGAGCATGCTGCAGACCGTCTATTTCGACTGGGGCAGCGGCCTGGTCGTCGGCGACACGGGGGTGCTCTGGCACAACCGCGGCGCATCGTTCAGCCTCGATCCCGCCAGCCCCAACGTGCTGCGCGGCGGCAAGCGGCCATTCCATACCCTCAATCCCGGCATCTACCTCAAGCAGGGCCGGCCGCACCTGCTGTACGGCACGCAAGGCGCCGACGGCCAGCCGCAGACACTGGCCGCGGTGCTGACACGGATGATCGACTACGGCATGGATCCGCTGACGGCTCTGCGCCGCCCGCGCTTCCTGCTGGGCAAGACCTTCTCGGACAGCCGCGACAGCCTCAAGCTGGAACAGGATGCCGGCCTGCCGGTGTTCAACGAGCTTGCCGCGCGCGGCCATCAACTGAGCCCGATCCCTGCGCAAAGCCAGCTGGCCGGTCATCCGGGCGCGATCCGGATCGATACCGGCGGGCAGCTTAGCGGCGCGCACGACCCGCGCAGCGATGGCCGGGCGCTGGGGGTATAG
- a CDS encoding DUF1097 domain-containing protein codes for MRKLPAEVVASLLAITTVPIAAHASHLPPWAIFISWAATFAMGGPTPENLKKIWPTLPVGSLFAFVIVLCFRQAAEQFSGPALIVAEMVILFALNASMMYLARVFVTLRFIPGMFFGFASYFATLFGGFGPVPGDPVVALGAVIAMNALGPAYAWIKHHYAAPESVAERPWQGWKTGT; via the coding sequence ATGAGAAAGCTGCCCGCCGAAGTCGTGGCTTCACTGCTTGCCATCACCACCGTTCCCATCGCCGCGCATGCCTCGCACCTGCCGCCATGGGCCATCTTCATTAGCTGGGCCGCGACCTTTGCCATGGGCGGCCCCACGCCGGAGAACCTGAAGAAGATCTGGCCGACACTGCCGGTGGGCTCGCTCTTTGCCTTTGTCATCGTGCTTTGCTTCCGCCAGGCGGCCGAGCAGTTCTCCGGGCCAGCGCTGATCGTGGCGGAGATGGTGATCCTGTTCGCGCTCAACGCTTCGATGATGTATCTCGCTCGCGTGTTCGTCACGCTGCGCTTCATCCCCGGCATGTTCTTTGGCTTTGCCTCGTATTTCGCCACGCTGTTCGGCGGCTTCGGCCCGGTGCCGGGCGATCCCGTTGTCGCGCTTGGCGCGGTGATCGCCATGAATGCGCTCGGACCGGCCTATGCCTGGATCAAGCATCACTACGCGGCACCGGAATCCGTTGCCGAACGCCCATGGCAAGGCTGGAAGACCGGGACCTGA
- a CDS encoding amidohydrolase family protein, translated as MQLDLLIRDACVRDDAPLTDIAIRDGRIAAIEPGIDVPAHEVIETGGRAVIPGLVEAHLHLDKALLHRRLPARFGTLDEAIRVTGILKSKQQRQDVLDRSRQVLDMAVRNGTVAIRAHPDVDLIQGLIGVETLLELKSEYHDLLDLQIVAFPQEGILKSQGTRELLTEAMDMGADVVGGCPYNELSWADTMRHIDMVFELAQRYDAPVDMHADFADDTGDQRFAAVSYIAQKTIEAGYQGRVSLGHVTSLGALDAAQLQPLIEQIREAGISIVTLPATDLYLGGRKDVQNQRRGLAPVKALHSGGVNVAYSSNNIRNAFTPFGKADMLQIGNMLAHVAQFGVPEHQLAVLDMGTHNAARAIGLHDTYGLKVGRQADLVVLDTFQVADALIDIPPRLWVVKRGKITVVTQHRCEIHRHRCCPH; from the coding sequence ATGCAGCTGGACCTGCTGATCCGGGACGCCTGTGTACGCGACGACGCGCCCCTGACCGATATCGCCATCCGCGACGGCCGCATCGCCGCCATCGAGCCCGGCATCGACGTGCCGGCGCATGAAGTGATCGAGACCGGCGGCCGCGCGGTCATCCCGGGGCTGGTCGAAGCGCACCTGCACCTGGACAAGGCTCTGCTGCACCGCCGCCTGCCGGCACGCTTCGGCACGCTGGACGAAGCCATCCGCGTCACCGGCATCCTGAAAAGCAAGCAGCAGCGCCAGGATGTGCTGGACCGCTCGCGCCAGGTGCTGGACATGGCGGTCAGGAACGGCACGGTGGCGATCCGCGCGCATCCCGATGTCGACCTGATCCAGGGGCTGATCGGGGTGGAGACGCTGCTTGAACTGAAATCGGAGTACCACGATCTGCTCGACCTGCAGATCGTGGCCTTCCCGCAAGAGGGCATCCTGAAATCGCAGGGCACCCGCGAGCTGCTGACAGAAGCCATGGACATGGGCGCCGATGTGGTCGGCGGCTGCCCGTACAACGAGCTGAGCTGGGCCGACACCATGCGCCATATCGACATGGTCTTCGAACTGGCGCAACGCTATGACGCGCCGGTCGACATGCATGCCGATTTTGCCGACGACACCGGCGACCAGCGCTTTGCCGCAGTGTCATATATCGCGCAGAAGACCATCGAAGCCGGCTACCAGGGGCGCGTGTCGCTGGGCCATGTCACGAGCCTGGGCGCGCTTGACGCGGCGCAGCTGCAGCCGCTGATCGAGCAGATCCGCGAGGCCGGCATCAGCATCGTCACGCTGCCCGCCACCGATCTCTATCTCGGCGGCCGCAAGGACGTCCAGAACCAGCGCCGCGGGCTGGCGCCGGTGAAGGCCCTGCACAGCGGCGGCGTCAACGTGGCGTATTCCTCGAACAATATCCGCAACGCCTTCACGCCGTTCGGCAAGGCCGACATGCTGCAGATCGGCAACATGCTGGCGCACGTGGCCCAGTTCGGCGTGCCCGAGCACCAGCTCGCGGTGCTCGACATGGGCACGCACAACGCCGCGCGCGCGATCGGCCTGCACGACACCTATGGCCTCAAGGTCGGGCGCCAGGCTGACCTGGTCGTGCTCGATACCTTCCAGGTGGCCGATGCGCTGATCGACATCCCGCCGCGGCTGTGGGTGGTCAAGCGCGGCAAGATCACCGTAGTCACGCAGCATCGCTGCGAGATCCATCGGCACCGGTGCTGCCCACACTGA
- a CDS encoding response regulator transcription factor, which yields MIRLMLADDHTIIRDGLKKIFSTVPDMQVVAEAADGCEVLALLRAQTPDVLLLDMSMPGRSGILLIQQIRAGYPALPILVLSMYRESQYAVQAIRAGAAGYLTKNVESDQLLGAIRKVARGGTAVSPAIADKLLSQARQPDAMLPHARLTARELQVFQMLAEGLGINEVAAALSLSAKTVSTHKANILGKMDIASTAGLVHYAIRHGLLAEAGDAA from the coding sequence ATGATCCGCCTGATGCTTGCCGACGACCACACCATCATCCGCGACGGGCTCAAGAAGATCTTCTCCACCGTGCCCGACATGCAGGTGGTGGCCGAAGCCGCCGACGGCTGCGAAGTGTTGGCGCTGCTGCGCGCGCAGACGCCGGACGTGCTGTTGCTGGACATGTCGATGCCGGGGCGCAGCGGCATCCTGCTGATCCAGCAGATACGGGCCGGCTATCCGGCGCTACCGATCCTGGTGCTGAGCATGTACCGCGAGTCGCAATATGCGGTGCAGGCTATCCGCGCGGGCGCGGCTGGCTACCTGACCAAGAATGTGGAGTCCGACCAGCTGCTCGGTGCCATCCGCAAGGTGGCGCGCGGCGGTACCGCGGTCTCGCCGGCGATTGCCGACAAGCTCCTCAGCCAGGCCCGGCAGCCCGATGCCATGTTGCCGCATGCACGCCTGACGGCGCGTGAACTGCAGGTGTTCCAGATGCTGGCCGAGGGGCTGGGCATCAACGAGGTCGCCGCGGCGCTGTCGCTCAGCGCCAAGACGGTAAGCACCCACAAGGCCAACATTCTCGGCAAGATGGATATCGCTTCGACGGCCGGGCTGGTGCACTACGCCATCCGCCACGGCCTGCTCGCCGAAGCCGGGGACGCGGCCTAG
- a CDS encoding PAS domain-containing sensor histidine kinase, whose amino-acid sequence MDTYVDLQRAILNNIPDQAWLKDVGSRYVLVNDAFMAACGRSEAEILGSTPDKVWSEEWGQVYLDTDKAVVASGIRRRYEECRHGQDGSLRWFDTIKMPIRGQDGAVVGTVGISRDITDRKRSEQELLESRAQLRELSAYLQSVREAERTRISRELHDELGQSLTALRLGLSFIEAQQGPDAGDACRKHLQMLKQIADSTVDAVQRIAADLRPPLLDELGLTAAIEWLAESFSERGGIACELALQPVGELSAELSTAVFRIAQEALTNACRHGRADRVRVELSAAGGTLRLVVADNGRGIDASRAGHRRSLGLLGMRERALMLGGKLAVTSEKGGGTRVEAQIPNAGTAGNGGAR is encoded by the coding sequence ATGGATACGTATGTCGACCTGCAGCGGGCCATACTGAACAACATACCCGACCAGGCCTGGCTGAAGGACGTCGGCTCCCGCTACGTCCTGGTCAATGACGCCTTCATGGCCGCATGCGGGCGGTCCGAGGCCGAGATTCTGGGCAGCACGCCGGACAAGGTGTGGTCGGAGGAATGGGGACAGGTCTACCTGGACACCGACAAGGCGGTGGTGGCCAGCGGCATCCGCCGGCGTTATGAGGAATGCCGTCACGGCCAGGACGGCAGCCTGCGCTGGTTCGATACCATCAAGATGCCGATTCGGGGCCAGGACGGCGCGGTCGTCGGCACGGTTGGCATCTCGCGCGACATTACCGACCGCAAGCGCTCCGAGCAGGAGCTGCTGGAATCGCGCGCGCAGCTGCGTGAGCTGTCCGCCTACCTGCAGTCCGTGCGCGAGGCGGAGCGCACCCGGATCTCACGCGAGCTGCACGATGAGCTTGGGCAGTCCCTGACGGCATTGCGCCTGGGACTCAGCTTTATCGAAGCGCAGCAGGGCCCCGATGCCGGCGACGCGTGCCGCAAGCATTTGCAGATGCTCAAGCAGATCGCGGATTCGACGGTGGACGCGGTGCAGCGCATCGCGGCAGACCTGCGCCCGCCGCTGCTGGATGAGCTGGGGCTGACCGCGGCGATCGAGTGGCTGGCCGAGTCTTTTTCCGAGCGCGGCGGCATCGCCTGCGAGCTGGCGCTGCAGCCCGTCGGCGAGCTCAGCGCCGAACTCAGCACCGCGGTCTTTCGCATCGCGCAGGAAGCGCTGACCAATGCCTGCCGCCATGGCCGCGCCGATCGCGTGCGGGTGGAGCTGAGCGCGGCCGGCGGGACCTTGCGGCTGGTGGTTGCCGACAACGGCCGCGGCATCGATGCGTCCAGGGCCGGGCATCGCCGCAGCCTGGGTTTGCTGGGGATGCGCGAGCGTGCGCTGATGCTGGGCGGCAAGCTGGCGGTAACCAGCGAGAAGGGCGGCGGCACCCGGGTCGAGGCGCAGATCCCCAATGCCGGCACTGCCGGCAACGGAGGCGCAAGATGA
- a CDS encoding fimbrial protein translates to MNRKQLISALRHWLVVLASLAVPHFAQAACSATPAMPYLQTLSDMAVAANLAVGSTIPGTVHYYTFSGTCTYVPPAVVAGAPIISCYYGNGTEVMPGVYSTGVPGIGIRLRNAAGQPMTNAAGVKCDTRSANLGYLDASLNYSVSVSVEFVKTGPIISGSLDPAQTRFGFGVYDGSTAGGLGGTSNYIGLSGNVTPREISCNSTYPPVVNLPAISALTLANQGVGGNTPFAIQLTCSGGAIVGMTLDAAAGTPVASAGAGILGITNAGTGGMASGAGVQIVNASGTEPVPLQVRNAMGNITANVPATYRFGARYIGLGGTPSPGTVSSAMIFTMDYQ, encoded by the coding sequence ATGAACCGAAAGCAATTAATCAGCGCCCTGCGCCACTGGCTGGTGGTACTTGCATCCCTTGCGGTCCCGCATTTCGCTCAAGCGGCCTGCAGCGCCACGCCGGCGATGCCATATCTGCAAACACTGAGCGACATGGCTGTCGCCGCCAACCTTGCCGTCGGCAGCACCATTCCCGGCACGGTGCACTACTACACATTCAGCGGCACTTGCACCTACGTGCCACCAGCGGTTGTGGCCGGCGCTCCTATCATCTCCTGCTACTATGGCAACGGCACCGAGGTCATGCCGGGCGTGTACTCCACCGGCGTCCCCGGCATCGGCATCCGGCTGCGCAATGCAGCGGGCCAGCCCATGACCAATGCAGCCGGTGTGAAATGCGATACTCGCAGCGCGAACCTTGGTTACCTGGACGCCAGCCTGAACTATTCCGTGTCGGTATCAGTGGAATTTGTGAAGACCGGGCCGATCATCTCAGGCAGTCTCGATCCTGCCCAGACCCGATTCGGCTTCGGCGTCTATGACGGCAGCACGGCGGGGGGACTGGGTGGCACCAGCAACTACATCGGCCTCAGCGGCAACGTGACACCGCGGGAAATTTCCTGCAACAGTACCTACCCCCCGGTGGTGAACCTGCCAGCAATCAGCGCACTCACGCTCGCAAACCAGGGGGTGGGTGGCAACACGCCTTTCGCCATCCAGCTGACCTGCAGTGGCGGAGCCATTGTCGGCATGACGCTGGACGCGGCCGCGGGTACGCCGGTGGCCTCGGCCGGAGCCGGCATCCTCGGCATCACCAATGCCGGGACGGGCGGCATGGCCAGCGGCGCAGGCGTGCAGATCGTCAATGCGAGCGGCACCGAGCCTGTACCCCTGCAGGTGCGCAATGCGATGGGCAACATCACGGCCAACGTCCCCGCCACATACCGCTTCGGCGCGCGCTACATCGGCCTTGGCGGCACGCCCTCCCCGGGGACGGTATCAAGCGCGATGATCTTTACCATGGATTATCAGTAG
- a CDS encoding DUF1854 domain-containing protein: protein MPNDVPATTPTPMFTLDRNRFGRLVLIAEDGTVHEGVVPVRAFPISAPQGGIGLMSTDGHEVVWIPRLEDVPQAERDMIEAELASREFMPEIQRIVSVSTYATPSVWTVQTDRGKTELVLRGEEAIRRLAGSTLLISDTHGIHYLIRDLTALDKHSRKILDRFL from the coding sequence ATGCCCAATGACGTTCCCGCCACCACGCCGACACCCATGTTTACGCTAGATCGCAATCGTTTTGGCCGCCTGGTCCTGATCGCCGAAGACGGCACCGTCCACGAAGGCGTGGTGCCGGTGCGCGCCTTCCCGATTTCCGCGCCGCAGGGCGGCATCGGCCTGATGAGCACCGACGGGCATGAGGTGGTGTGGATTCCGCGGCTGGAGGATGTGCCGCAGGCAGAGCGCGACATGATCGAAGCGGAACTCGCCTCGCGCGAGTTCATGCCGGAGATCCAGCGTATCGTCAGCGTGTCGACCTACGCCACGCCCAGCGTGTGGACGGTGCAGACCGATCGCGGCAAGACCGAGCTGGTGCTGCGCGGCGAAGAGGCAATCCGGCGCCTGGCCGGCAGCACGCTGCTGATATCGGACACGCACGGCATCCACTACCTGATCCGCGACCTGACGGCGCTGGACAAGCACAGCCGCAAGATCCTCGACCGCTTCCTCTGA
- a CDS encoding ABC transporter ATP-binding protein, whose protein sequence is MTQSSLPVPTAPAADEPWRTESGSWLRPGETVLAGLALDLDAKLHFTQGWLVVTDQRIVARAPGEKNVREWNIGTSLRLSHTDHAGVGALELSGPEGRLASWRYTLGYNPAALRLADQFEFQRDAAGARPAGGAGEVLCPTCKAPLPPDEEQCPQCSRELETPPSTWALLRLWRFARPYQWQLLAGFLLTLLSTAATLVPPYLTMPLMDKVLIPFQNGVPIDYGLVRLYLAGLLGAALVAWSLGWARTYLLARVSERIGADLRTTTYEHLLKLSLEYFGGKRTGDLMARIGSESDRICVFLSLHLLDFATDVLMILMTAVILVSINPWLALVTLVPLPFIAWMIHLVRDRLRHGFEKIDRIWSEITNVLADTIPGIRVVKAFAQEKREVSRFREANKHNLAINDRVNAVWSLFTPTVTLLTEIGLLIVWVFGIWQVSHSAITVGVLVAFLTYISRFYTRLDSMSRIVSVTQKAAAGAKRIFDILDHVSSVPEPVRPAKLDKVEGAIDMSDLGFRYGNRAVIRGLNLSIEPGEMIGLVGHSGSGKSTLVNLICRFYDVSEGAIRVDGVDIRSLPVSEYRRHIGLVLQEPFLFFGTIADNIAYGKPDATREEIIAAARAAHAHEFILRLPHGYDSLVGERGQALSGGERQRISIARALLINPRILIMDEATSSVDTATEKEIQKALDNLVQGRTTIAIAHRLSTLRKADRLVVMDRGQIVEVGSHDELLLREGAYYKLYQAQARNVDTEDGEDEAIETPEAANAQ, encoded by the coding sequence ATGACCCAGTCCTCCCTGCCTGTCCCTACCGCCCCTGCTGCCGACGAGCCCTGGCGTACCGAATCCGGATCGTGGCTCCGACCCGGCGAGACCGTCCTGGCCGGACTGGCTCTGGACCTCGACGCGAAGCTGCATTTTACCCAAGGGTGGCTGGTTGTGACCGACCAGCGCATCGTTGCCCGGGCTCCCGGTGAAAAAAATGTGCGGGAATGGAACATCGGGACCTCCCTGCGCCTGTCGCACACCGACCACGCGGGCGTGGGCGCGCTGGAACTGAGCGGTCCAGAAGGCCGGCTGGCGAGCTGGCGATACACGCTTGGTTACAATCCGGCCGCGCTGCGGCTGGCCGACCAGTTCGAATTCCAGCGCGATGCCGCCGGCGCGCGCCCGGCGGGCGGGGCGGGCGAAGTGCTGTGCCCGACCTGCAAGGCGCCGCTGCCGCCGGACGAGGAACAGTGCCCCCAATGCAGCCGGGAGCTGGAAACCCCGCCGTCGACCTGGGCGCTGCTGCGCCTGTGGCGCTTTGCCCGGCCGTACCAGTGGCAGCTGCTGGCGGGCTTCCTGCTGACGCTGCTGTCCACCGCGGCCACGCTGGTGCCGCCGTACCTGACCATGCCGCTGATGGACAAGGTGCTGATCCCGTTCCAGAACGGGGTGCCGATCGACTACGGGCTGGTGCGTCTGTACCTCGCGGGATTGCTGGGGGCGGCGCTGGTGGCCTGGTCGCTGGGGTGGGCGCGCACTTACCTGCTCGCGCGCGTATCGGAGCGTATCGGCGCCGATCTGCGCACTACTACGTACGAACATCTGCTAAAGCTGTCGCTGGAATACTTCGGCGGCAAGCGCACCGGCGATCTGATGGCGCGCATCGGCTCGGAAAGCGACCGCATCTGCGTCTTCCTGTCGCTGCACCTGCTGGACTTTGCCACCGACGTGCTGATGATCCTCATGACGGCGGTGATCCTGGTGTCGATCAACCCGTGGCTGGCATTGGTCACGCTGGTGCCGCTGCCGTTCATCGCCTGGATGATCCACCTGGTGCGCGACCGCCTGCGCCACGGCTTCGAGAAGATCGACCGGATCTGGTCCGAGATCACCAATGTGCTGGCCGATACCATCCCCGGCATCCGCGTGGTCAAGGCCTTTGCCCAGGAAAAGCGTGAGGTGTCGCGCTTCCGCGAGGCCAACAAGCACAACCTGGCGATCAACGACCGCGTCAACGCGGTATGGTCGCTGTTCACGCCGACGGTCACCCTGCTGACCGAGATCGGCCTGCTGATCGTGTGGGTGTTCGGCATCTGGCAGGTGTCGCACAGCGCCATCACGGTGGGTGTGCTGGTGGCGTTCCTGACCTATATCAGCCGCTTCTATACCCGCCTGGATTCGATGAGCCGGATCGTCTCGGTGACGCAGAAGGCCGCTGCCGGCGCCAAGCGCATCTTCGACATCCTCGACCATGTCTCGAGCGTGCCGGAGCCGGTGCGCCCGGCGAAGCTGGACAAGGTCGAAGGCGCCATCGACATGAGCGACCTGGGCTTCCGCTACGGCAACCGCGCGGTGATCCGCGGGCTGAACCTGTCGATCGAGCCGGGCGAGATGATTGGCCTGGTGGGGCACAGCGGCTCGGGCAAGAGCACGCTGGTCAACCTGATCTGCCGTTTCTACGATGTTTCCGAGGGCGCGATCCGCGTCGACGGCGTCGATATCCGCTCGCTGCCGGTGTCGGAGTACCGCCGCCATATCGGCCTGGTGCTGCAGGAGCCGTTCCTGTTCTTCGGCACGATTGCCGACAATATTGCCTATGGCAAGCCCGACGCCACGCGCGAGGAGATCATCGCCGCCGCGCGCGCCGCGCATGCGCACGAGTTCATCCTGCGCCTGCCGCACGGCTATGACTCGCTGGTCGGTGAGCGTGGCCAGGCGCTGTCAGGCGGCGAGCGCCAGCGCATCTCGATCGCGCGCGCGCTGCTGATCAACCCGCGCATCCTGATCATGGACGAGGCCACCTCGTCGGTCGACACCGCCACCGAGAAGGAAATCCAGAAGGCGCTCGACAACCTGGTGCAGGGCCGCACCACCATCGCCATCGCGCACCGCCTGTCGACACTGCGCAAGGCCGACCGGCTGGTGGTGATGGACCGCGGCCAGATCGTCGAAGTCGGCAGCCATGATGAGCTGCTGTTGCGCGAAGGCGCATACTACAAGCTGTACCAGGCGCAGGCGCGCAATGTCGACACTGAGGACGGCGAAGACGAAGCGATCGAAACGCCGGAGGCCGCCAATGCCCAATGA